The following DNA comes from Spirulina major PCC 6313.
GAACCCTGGTCAAAGCCTTGTTAAGCACCCATCCGGAATTGCATCTGTCCATCTCTGCAACCACACGACAACCGCGACCGGGCGAAGTCCATGGGCAACAGTATTACTTTGTCGATCGCGCCACCTTTGAAGAGATGATCGCCACGGAACAACTTTTAGAATGGGCCGAATATGCCGGCAATCTCTACGGTACGCCCCGTGGGGCCGTGGAGGCGGAAATTGCAGCCGGGAAAACGGTGATTTTAGAAATTGAACTGGTGGGGGCGCGGGTGGTTCGGCAAACGTTCCCGGCGGCGTTTCGGGTCTTTATTTTGCCCCCGTCTTTGGATGAGTTGGAACGGCGCTTGCGCGATCGCGGCACGGATGCTGACCCGGTGATTCAGCAACGCTTAGCCCACGCCCAAACCGAACTCGCCGCCAGGGATGAATTTGATGTGCAGATCGTCAATGATGACTTTGACACGGCCTTGCGTCAGATTGAGCA
Coding sequences within:
- the gmk gene encoding guanylate kinase — its product is MQPETLTPQACQPSTSLGRLVVLTGPSGVGKGTLVKALLSTHPELHLSISATTRQPRPGEVHGQQYYFVDRATFEEMIATEQLLEWAEYAGNLYGTPRGAVEAEIAAGKTVILEIELVGARVVRQTFPAAFRVFILPPSLDELERRLRDRGTDADPVIQQRLAHAQTELAARDEFDVQIVNDDFDTALRQIEQAVLDGA